A window of Punica granatum isolate Tunisia-2019 chromosome 8, ASM765513v2, whole genome shotgun sequence genomic DNA:
CAACCCCAAGTACCAGAGCATCCCTTGGACAATTTTGAAAGGCAAAACCTTATCTTTACTCATCAATACTAGCTTCTTCAACCTCTCAAGGATTTCCAGTTTACTTTGTTCACACACCCTTTTCTCTTCACTGTCAATTTCAATGGCTTCCTGGGTTAACCTAAACCAAGGTAGATTGTACTTAGGGCCTGTAAACTCCTCGAAAATTGATGGGTATTGCCTCAAGAACCTGGCAACCTTAATGGGCACCTCaaactctctccctctctttgaAACAGCAGATATAGCGATACAGCCGTTGGGGTCTCGTGATATGCAGTTCTTGAGGGAAATGATGCGTTTGAGCTCAATTGACTGGTGGATATGCTCAATTTTCTCATAGTAAGAGTCCCTCTTCCATTTCATATAGACATCTACATAGCTGGCTGTTTGTATGTAGAGATGGGGTGTCTTTTGGGTTTGGCAAGAGGATGGAAGGAGATGATTCTTCGAGAAGTAGAGAACGTATCTAAGGTTGCGATAGGTGTGCATGAATGAGAATTTTAATCTGAAATCAGAAAGAAGACGGAATAAGagattgaaatttttatttggaaaacCAGCTACAGGTAGGTGCTTCAATAGTCAAACACGATTAAAATATGAACACCTTATTTCTAACTCTGATGTCTTAAATATTCAGCTACAGATAGGTGTTCATGAATGAGAATTGTAATCTGAAACCAGAAAGAAGCCGGAATAAGACTGAAGTTTTTATTTGGAAAACAACCAGCTACAGGTATACATTTCAAGAGTCAAACATGATTTAAGTATAAACACCTTATTTCGAACCCGATGACTTAAATAATCAAATTGCTACAATTAGATACTTAAGTATCAGATCATACTTAACCTAATTTCAATTATCTTATCCAAAGATGTTACCTGAATGATCAATCAGCCACTAGAAGATACTTAAATAACATCACACTTGACCTAATCAATCTTATTCAGCTATCTGCCTCACTGACCAATCAGCCGCTAGTAGATACTTAAATAACAGATATAATCACGATTATCGTATCCAACTATACTACCTGAATGATCAACTAGCTACTAGTATAGAATTACATATCAGGTCACGCATCACATCATCACAATTATCTTATCCAATTATGCAGCATTAATGATCATCAACCAGCAACTAGAAGATACTAAACTTAGCTGATAACACTTGATCATGATCTCGTTTCTTTCCTTGAACTTGCCCGTGAACAATCGCTAGCTCAGATTAAACAACATCAAAACTACGCTGATGCTAAGAATTGATTATTCAGATTCAAGCAAAACATAGAttcagaaaacaaaaaaaatcaattgagacagagagagaaagaaccAGAAGCATACAGACACTCTTCCGAAGCTAACGTTTCCCAAACACCTCAGGCGCCTCCGAGACGCTTCAAAACCCTAGGCCAAAAATCCTTCAGTTTCGGAAATGAAAAACGAGGATCAACAAACTTAAGGCGGCTGCACAGGCGGGAGAAGTTGCAGGGCGGGCGGAGATCGTCGGTAGTGGCAAGAGAGAACTGCCGAGCACCAGCAGCAGAAAGAAATGCAGcgcggagagagagagagagcactTCAATTTCACGCAAGAGTGACGACGAGAGCGGGAAGAGAGCAGAGATATTTATATCATGAACCGGAGTTGGGCCTCTTTGCTCCCCAATGTCCTCGTGAACCGGAGTTGGCCCCAAACCGAACAAAAACGTTTTTGTTTCTAATGGGGCCGTATGATCTTACCTTGGTATACTTTGAACTTATTGGCCAGCTCGTCTCCAACAAACTAGACGGGGAGGTGGCGTGGTCGCAATGCAAGTACCGCATATTAATGCTATGTACTTGGGGCTCGATCGATTCATTTGATTATTCAAATCAGGCCAACCTTAAATCAAATGATGTCCAGATATCCAATCCGGAAGAACAAGTTTTATGTGGGTCCAATGATCCGATGTTTCTCCAGTAAGGCATGGCACAGTCCGTTTCATATTGGCCAAAGCAGAAAGAAACCTTGTTTTATTTAACCAAACTGAAGCCCAAATGAGACCTCGGAGAAAGGATTTTTCAGGTTTGGTCTGCGCAGTCCTACCATGCTATGAAACTAAAACAGCAGGAAAGGCGGGAAAGAATTGTCTAAACTGTATTGATGCACTATAACGAATCAATGAAGTCAGATCTAATCCATCTATACCAGTATATACAAGGAGGTAGCGTAGTGGGAAAACAATCAAATCAGAAACTCAAAACTGGGGAAACAAAGTAAATAACGGAATATGTACATGTAAGTAGCCATACGAGGGGCGATGCGGAAACCATCCTGATGAAATCAACAAATACCAGAATCACCGATCATAGGTTAGTCAGGGGACCCAGCTGTAATGACTGACTACGCGCCGAAAGCTCTCCCAGATAGAACGCTGGAGACGAGCTTGATCAAAGACGGGGTTGTATTGAATCACAGTTTCAGAACATCCCAccacttcttcttccttctatTCTCCGGAAAAGGCAGATCtggtaattgaaaattttcccgAGAAGTGAAAGGAAGTACAGAGACTATtgtttttttggatgaaacaTTCTTACAGCTTATCGAGCAAACTAATTAGAAATATCTATTCACTTACCTCCTTCGGGATAAATTGAATTGTAGTGCACCTCAGCCCAGAAACTCAAGAAAATAACTACAAAggtggaaaaaagaaagctaCTATAAATTTTTATCACTTAGAGCCAAACCATGTTTGTTGAGCAGTTCCATATAGGTGGGAGTTCAAAGACATAGATTCACCAccaaaacataaaaaaaggaTGAACATTAGTATATATGTGGCATCTCACCTCGTTTAGACTTCTGAATGTGTGGAAGGATCTCAACATAGCATGTGTCTTTGAATGAAGTTATTACAAAAATCTTAACCCCGTACTGCAATCATCAATATGCTTGCATCAGATATCAATAAGAGACAAGGTAGATCCTAGAGGTGAAAAAGAAACCGGATTATGAACTTTAATATAAGATATCATGAGATCCAGAAAATATAGAGGAATTGAGGCAGCGTGATTTTCCATACTGAATCTGCAGCAGCCTGCAATGTGACATGATCACCCCATTCTCCACACCTAGATGATCCAAGCAAAACCATTAACGATCATGAGAGAGGTTACTAACTgaagataatatatatggtaATATACGTCGAGAAATATCAGAGATGAAAAGGAAATAATTCCCACTTGCTCATTTTCTTCAGATAGTCCGCGTAAGCCATTGGAACGTAACCATCATACAATTCAGGGTGAGATTTTAGCTGTTGTATGCGCATTCCATCGAAACATACATAGAAGGAAAAAACATGCACTGTGAGTTACTTTGCGTCATTAAATCAAAAACATATGCTGACTGCTGCTAAGTACCTGCTGAACAATTTCCTGCCTCACAAATTCGTGGTACTCGGGAGATCGGTATAGTTGATCTGATATAGCACGAAACTGAACAAAAAAGCTTATCAAGTTAGACAGAATTAACCTAtgctaaaaagaaaaggctgaAGTGCATCCTAGCAATAAAAGAATACTCGTGGAAGTTGGAGCATTGACATCAGATATAACAGCAAGTTGGATTAACAAAAGTCGACAAGCCACTCAATCTCATCACTTTCAGAAAACCAACCTGACAGTTACCATCTCCTTGAATTTTGTTCTCAACCAGATCATACAGCTGCAATCTGAAACAGATAAATTGACCATTGATTTAGCGTCATGATCAACTGATAGGAATGACAGTACAGGGCGGAAAATGAAGGATACCTGTCTAGAAGCCTCTGATGATCCGATACCTCTTCATCAGCAGAAGGCATTTCCCCATTCACTTTAGGGATGTGCTGTGCAAAAGAATAGTCAGTAAATAACAATGCAAGAACGATAATGCGGAAAGGGATTAGATAATCGGACAGAAATAACTAGGGCCTACACTAAACATTATGACTGGAGGAAATCTCGTAAAAGCGTAGGCTCTTTTTCACACACATAAGAGATGAAAAGCCCAGCAAGTGTACACTTACAGGAATAGGAACCATCTGATTCAATCTCTTCCCCACTTCGCCATCAAGAGACTCATCTGCTATGTCCAATTGATCCGTAAAATCTTCCTCGACGTGTAATTCTCCCGAGCTAGGATAAGAAACACCTGTCCCTACCTCATCATGTatttcttcctctttcctACTCGAGTCACCAGCAAGTTCATGATGGTTCTCCACCACTGCACCGTTACCCAAATAATGACACAAACTACTCAATATATAAAAGGCCAAACCAAAACACAAAACCCCAACGACCAGAAGAATTTCCTACCACTGGGATGAGTATCGGAGAATCTTTTCGATGGAGCGACCCAATCCTGAGCAAGGATAGACGCTTGCAAGTCATCCATCCCAGAAGGAGGCTCTGCTGAAGCCTCATGAAGGGCAAGTCGGGACAACTCTTCTTGAAAAGCCAGTGCAATGATCTCATCATTCTCAACACAAGCCTGATCTGCCTCAACATAGCCTTCCCTCACATATTGGACCTGACTGAGGTCTGGGTCGTATCGAGTGACGCTGCTGCACGAACCAGCATTCGATATGGAACAAACATCTAGGAGATGGAGGCCCCAGCGAACAACATCAGCATCATGAGCAGTCATTGTACAATTTTATGTCCAATCCAATAGGCCCCAAAGCTCTGATTGCTGGAAACACAAACAATTCACTTAGCACCCGCTTTCGGCTTGTTTTCCATGAGATGAATATAATCGAAAATATAGCAACCAATGCTTACGATCATCTTAGCTTAAACCATATTGCCACCAGATACCACAAATCATCAGGTTCTCATGACTCACCGAGGAAAACTGAATCCGATCAATCACAAGAACCCTAACCTTACTTCAATCACAATAACAATGTAATCTACATAAACGGTACCAACCCCTAAAAATGGACTGCGACAACCATACAGGGAAAGCATCAAATCAACATAAGCTTCCCAGCAGAAGAAGAGAACATACCTTGTCGGCTATCAGCAAGGAAGGAACAGAACAGAACGACGCTGGAGATATCCTCTCGTTGAACGAACAGGATGAAGGGTTATCCCgcacgcaaaaaaaaaaaaaagagggaggaAATATATAATGTCGAACAATGTGGAGGAGGCGGAACCGCGAAGGGAGGCAGCGACGTAGAGGGACGTTGATTGAAGGGGTGGGGAGGGTTTCGTTGAGAGTTGCCGTCGGATTAAGCGGGAGGGTTTTCTTTGTTGAAAATTCGCTCCGATGATCGTATCGGGAAGGAATCTCAGCTATGatggagggagagggagagggatcGGGAGAGGAGAGCCTTTGTGAAACCGAAATCGCCGCAATctgacgtggcacgttttAGTGGCGGTGGTGCCCCACCTGCAACCGGGATATTCGGTTCCTGATGAACGGGCAAATATTGAACTGAGTATTAAATATTGATCTGAGTATTATCCATTCACTTGAACACGTAACatccaataaaaattaatgaaagcACAAAATAGACATCA
This region includes:
- the LOC116188156 gene encoding OVARIAN TUMOR DOMAIN-containing deubiquitinating enzyme 9-like isoform X2; translated protein: MTAHDADVVRWGLHLLDVCSISNAGSCSSVTRYDPDLSQVQYVREGYVEADQACVENDEIIALAFQEELSRLALHEASAEPPSGMDDLQASILAQDWVAPSKRFSDTHPSVVENHHELAGDSSRKEEEIHDEVGTGVSYPSSGELHVEEDFTDQLDIADESLDGEVGKRLNQMVPIPHIPKVNGEMPSADEEVSDHQRLLDRLQLYDLVENKIQGDGNCQFRAISDQLYRSPEYHEFVRQEIVQQLKSHPELYDGYVPMAYADYLKKMSKCGEWGDHVTLQAAADSYGVKIFVITSFKDTCYVEILPHIQKSKRDLPFPENRRKKKWWDVLKL
- the LOC116188156 gene encoding OVARIAN TUMOR DOMAIN-containing deubiquitinating enzyme 9-like isoform X1, translating into MTAHDADVVRWGLHLLDVCSISNAGSCSSVTRYDPDLSQVQYVREGYVEADQACVENDEIIALAFQEELSRLALHEASAEPPSGMDDLQASILAQDWVAPSKRFSDTHPSVVENHHELAGDSSRKEEEIHDEVGTGVSYPSSGELHVEEDFTDQLDIADESLDGEVGKRLNQMVPIPHIPKVNGEMPSADEEVSDHQRLLDRLQLYDLVENKIQGDGNCQFRAISDQLYRSPEYHEFVRQEIVQQLKSHPELYDGYVPMAYADYLKKMSKCGEWGDHVTLQAAADSYGVKIFVITSFKDTCYVEILPHIQKSKRVIFLSFWAEVHYNSIYPEGDLPFPENRRKKKWWDVLKL